A single region of the Malaclemys terrapin pileata isolate rMalTer1 chromosome 4, rMalTer1.hap1, whole genome shotgun sequence genome encodes:
- the SLC35C1 gene encoding GDP-fucose transporter 1 isoform X2: protein MALSGSSDPLLQQEEGDSGSRETPFLLKAIQIALVVSLYWFISITMVFLNKYLLDSPSLRLDTPLFVTFYQCAVTVIFCKALSLLASCCPLGYLDFPSIRMDLKVSRSILPLSVVFISMITFNNLCLKYVGVAFYNVGRSLTTVFNVLLSYLLLKQTTSLYALIACGVIIGGFWLGIDQEGAEGTLSWIGIIFGILASLCVSLNAIYTKKVLPAVDGSIWRLTFYNNMNACVLFLPLMLLLGEFHTLYHFDKLGNPGFWGMMTLGGVLGFAIGYVTGLQIKFTSPLTHNVSGTAKACAQTVLAVCYYEETKSFLWWTSNMMVLGGSFAYTWVKGLEMKKAQEESTPKTGEKNETGV from the exons ATGGCTCTGAGCGGCTCCTCTGaccccctgctgcagcaggaggagggtGACAGCGGCAGCAGGGAAACCCCCTTCCTGTTGAAGGCTATCCAGATCGCCTTGGTAGTCTCTCTCTACTGGTTCATCTCCATCACCATGGTCTTCCTCAACAAGTACCTCTTGGACAGCCCCTCGCTGCGCCTCGACACCCCGCTCTTTGTCACTTTCTATCAGTGTGCTGTCACCGTCATCTTCTGCAAGGCCCTCAGCCTGCTGGCCTCCTGCTGCCCACTGGGCTACTTGGACTTCCCCTCCATCCGCATGGACCTCAAGGTGTCCCGCAGCATTCTGCCCCTCTCTGTGGTCTTCATCAGCATGATCACCTTCAACAACCTGTGTCTCAAATACGTTGGCGTGGCCTTCTACAATGTGGGGCGCTCGCTCACCACTGTCTTCAATGTCCTGCTCTCCTACCTGCTCCTCAAGCAAACCACTTCCCTGTATGCCCTGATAGCCTGTGGGGTCATTATAG GTGGATTCTGGCTGGGCATAGACCAAGAGGGAGCAGAGGGCACTCTGTCATGGATTGGCATAATCTTTGGGATCCTGGCAAGTCTCTGCGTCTCACTCAATGCCATCTACACCAAGAAAGTGCTGCCTGCTGTGGATGGCAGCATCTGGCGCCTGACCTTCTACAACAATATGAATGCCTGTGTCCTATTCTTGCCCCTCATGCTGCTGCTCGGTGAGTTCCACACCCTCTACCACTTCGACAAACTGGGGAACCCTGGTTTCTGGGGCATGATGACCCTGGGAggagtgcttggctttgcaatcGGTTACGTGACGGGACTCCAAATCAAGTTCACCAGCCCACTCACCCACAATGTGTCTGGGACGGCTAAGGCATGTGCCCAGACAGTGCTGGCTGTCTGCTACTATGAGGAGACCAAAAGCTTCCTGTGGTGGACAAGCAACATGATGGTTCTAGGAGGCTCCTTTGCCTACACATGGGTAAAAGGGCTGGAGATGAAGAAGGCACAGGAGGAATCCACTCCAAAAACAGGCGAGAAAAATGAGACTGGCGTCTAG
- the SLC35C1 gene encoding GDP-fucose transporter 1 isoform X1 codes for MNRTQLKRSGILRMALSGSSDPLLQQEEGDSGSRETPFLLKAIQIALVVSLYWFISITMVFLNKYLLDSPSLRLDTPLFVTFYQCAVTVIFCKALSLLASCCPLGYLDFPSIRMDLKVSRSILPLSVVFISMITFNNLCLKYVGVAFYNVGRSLTTVFNVLLSYLLLKQTTSLYALIACGVIIGGFWLGIDQEGAEGTLSWIGIIFGILASLCVSLNAIYTKKVLPAVDGSIWRLTFYNNMNACVLFLPLMLLLGEFHTLYHFDKLGNPGFWGMMTLGGVLGFAIGYVTGLQIKFTSPLTHNVSGTAKACAQTVLAVCYYEETKSFLWWTSNMMVLGGSFAYTWVKGLEMKKAQEESTPKTGEKNETGV; via the exons ATGAACAGGACGCAGCTGAAGCGCTCTGGGATCCTCAGGATGGCTCTGAGCGGCTCCTCTGaccccctgctgcagcaggaggagggtGACAGCGGCAGCAGGGAAACCCCCTTCCTGTTGAAGGCTATCCAGATCGCCTTGGTAGTCTCTCTCTACTGGTTCATCTCCATCACCATGGTCTTCCTCAACAAGTACCTCTTGGACAGCCCCTCGCTGCGCCTCGACACCCCGCTCTTTGTCACTTTCTATCAGTGTGCTGTCACCGTCATCTTCTGCAAGGCCCTCAGCCTGCTGGCCTCCTGCTGCCCACTGGGCTACTTGGACTTCCCCTCCATCCGCATGGACCTCAAGGTGTCCCGCAGCATTCTGCCCCTCTCTGTGGTCTTCATCAGCATGATCACCTTCAACAACCTGTGTCTCAAATACGTTGGCGTGGCCTTCTACAATGTGGGGCGCTCGCTCACCACTGTCTTCAATGTCCTGCTCTCCTACCTGCTCCTCAAGCAAACCACTTCCCTGTATGCCCTGATAGCCTGTGGGGTCATTATAG GTGGATTCTGGCTGGGCATAGACCAAGAGGGAGCAGAGGGCACTCTGTCATGGATTGGCATAATCTTTGGGATCCTGGCAAGTCTCTGCGTCTCACTCAATGCCATCTACACCAAGAAAGTGCTGCCTGCTGTGGATGGCAGCATCTGGCGCCTGACCTTCTACAACAATATGAATGCCTGTGTCCTATTCTTGCCCCTCATGCTGCTGCTCGGTGAGTTCCACACCCTCTACCACTTCGACAAACTGGGGAACCCTGGTTTCTGGGGCATGATGACCCTGGGAggagtgcttggctttgcaatcGGTTACGTGACGGGACTCCAAATCAAGTTCACCAGCCCACTCACCCACAATGTGTCTGGGACGGCTAAGGCATGTGCCCAGACAGTGCTGGCTGTCTGCTACTATGAGGAGACCAAAAGCTTCCTGTGGTGGACAAGCAACATGATGGTTCTAGGAGGCTCCTTTGCCTACACATGGGTAAAAGGGCTGGAGATGAAGAAGGCACAGGAGGAATCCACTCCAAAAACAGGCGAGAAAAATGAGACTGGCGTCTAG